Within the Halomonas sp. HL-93 genome, the region CGTTTCTCCGGGCGGGCATTCAGCGAAGGTATTGAGCACGCAAAGGTGGATGGTAATACGCTGCAGGTCTACAACCCGGAGAAGACACTGGCTGACTGCTTCAAGTTCCGCAACCGCATCGGCATGGATGTAGTACTGGAAGCCCTGGAATTCTACCGCACGCGTAAAACCTTCAGGCCGGGCAAGCTAATGGAATACGCCAGAATCTGCCGCATCTCCAAGGTCATGGCTCCTTATGTAGAAGCCAAGCTGTGAATACAGTCCGCACATTATGAAAGGAGTCCATAGTGGCCAAAAACATCACGGCCTCTGTCCGCCAGAAATTGCTGAATAAATCCCGGGAAGAAAAGCGTCCCTTTCAGGAGTTACTGCAGTACTACGCCATGGAGCGTTTTCTTTACCGGCTTAGCCAATCGACTCATAAACGCTGCTTTACGCTTAAGGGGGCCCTACTGCTTTGGGCGATGCAAGGGCCGGATATTCGGCCGACACGGGATATCGATATGCTTGGCCAAACAAGCAATAACTCCGAGGCAATTCTAATTAAGGTGCGTGATGTTATCGCCACGGAGGTTGTTAATGACGGTTTGCTTTTTGACCCAAACACGCTGAAAGCGGAAGCCATTACCGAAGACGCCGACTATCAGGGACTTAGAGTGACGTTTATGGGCCTCCTCGGCAATGCCAAGATCCCCATGCAACTGGATACAGGCAGGCCAATGGCTAGTTTTTCCAAAGACAACATCGAACAGTAGAGTTCGCTGCAAATAAACGAAAATAGGTCATTGGTCGACTCGTGTAAAACGATTGGTACATTATCCCTATCAAGCCAACGTCAAGACAGAGTGTCTAAATTGCGACAATAGTCGTTTGCCACCATCAAGTATCTGAATCATCGTCATCATCCCCCGGGTGTGAAGACTTTTTCTTGCTGATTGGGCGTGAAAAGAAAGGCACCACATAAAGCACTACCCAGGCCAGCAACGTGCACAAAACGGCTGTCTGCTCGCGACCCATGCCTACGGCTATTCCAATAGCGGCGGTTAGCCAAACCCCAGCCGCCGTGGTAAGCCCTGACGTACCTTTTTCATCTTTACGGGTGATGATGGTGCCGGCACAAAGGAAGCCAATGCCCGCAATAACGCCTTGGATGACCCGACTCATTTCTGCATCAGAAATGCCCGCTTGTTCAGGAATAAAGATAAATAAAGCAGCCCCCATGCAGACCAGCATATGGGTGCGTATTCCAGCAGCCTTGCCTCGCTGCTCTCGCTCGAGCCCCAATAGACCACCAAGAACGGCCGCCAGCAGCAACCGAACCACCACAATGACGAATTCACTCAGGTCATTAAAATCCGAAAACTCGGAGACTATGATGTTACTGATCTCTTGCATTTTTTTGCTCCTTTGCGTTCAGCCTGATGCCCATAATACCCACACGTCAGTGCGATAACGTCGCTAGCACTCCAGGCAATGCTATTACCCACTCTCGAATAGCCAAAATTGTCGGATCGTGCTCGCGGCTTTCTGGGTAAACCAGAAAGAACGGTTTACCTTCAAATTCTGGGCCGAATGGTTGCACTAGGCGCCCCTCCTCCAACTCATCCTTGATCAACTGACGGCTCATTAGCGCCACGCCCTGCTCACCGACGGCGGCTGAAATAGCATGGGTTTCGTCAGAAAAAACCAGACCGGCACTCACATCCAGCCCAGGAACCTTTGCCAACTTCTGCCAAACAGCCCAATCCAGTGGAGAAGATACAGCGCCTGCATTACGAAAATGAATCAACGGATGTAAGGGCAGTTGCGTTGCATCGTGCAATCCAAGGTGTGGACTGCAGGTTGGAATGAAAGTGTTATCAAACAGCTTCTCTGCGATAAGCCCCGGCCAGCGACCATCACCATAACGAATAGCAATATCTGCGGTTACTCCATCTAGCGCTACCGGCTCATGAGAGGCATGAATACGCAGATCAATATCTGGATGAGAGTCGCGCAGCAAACATACCCAGGGCAGCAACCAGCGCACTGCAACGGCTGGCGTCGTCGAAAGTGTGGCCGTTTGGCGAATGGGCACTGCGCTCAGTTGCTCAACAACATGACTGATGCTATCAAACGCGGTTTCCAGCACCTGCAGTAGCTCACGCCCCTGGGGCGTCAGCGCCAACTGGCGGGGTTTACGTACAAACAAGGCAACGCCCAGCGTCTCTTCAAGCCCCCGGATCTGGTGACTGATGGCGGTCGCTGTTACCGACAACTCCTGAGCAGCCTGCTTGGCACTTTCATGACGGGCCGCCGCTTCAAAAGCGCGAAGCGCCGAGAGTGAAGGTAAACGCCGATGGTTCATGAATGAATTCACCTCATCTATAAGCGAAAGTAAAGGTCGTTTGTCGCTCATATAGCCGAGCGCTAACCTGTGTTTGTCGTTAATTACAGATGAGTTTAACTCTTCGCACAAGGAGAACTTTCATGACACACATACTGCAAATAGATGCCAGCGCTCGCCCTGGCTTTGCCGGCACCGACGAACATGGCTCGCACAGTCGCAATCTCACTCGTCAGTTTGTCAGTCAGTGGCAATCAGGCCGACCACAAGACACCGTCACTTATCGAGACATAGGCCAAAACCCACCGTCTTTTATTAACCACGACTGGATTGCCTCATCTTTTACGCCTGAAGAGCAGCGAGAAACCTGGATGAGGGATACGCTGGCAGAAAGCGATCAGTTGGTTGATGAGTTGATTGCAGCGGATATTTTGGTGATCGGTACGCCACTTTATAATTTCGGTATGCCAGCCGCCCTTAAGGCGTGGGTCGATCAGGTGGTGCGACCCGGCAGGACGGTGGATATCGATGAAAGCAACCCGACCGACCCTTATGTGCCAAAGCTCGCCGACCGGCCAAGGCATGCGGTTATTCTCACGGCGAGAGGCGGCATAGGCTTTGACCCCGGCGGTGAAATGGCCCATATGAACCACCTGGAGCCAAACCTGACCACAGCGCTTGAGTTTATCGGCATTACCCGTATCCACACCATTGCGATCGAAGGTCAGGAAGCAGGCGGCGAGCTACTTAAAGCGTCTGTTGCAGAGGCAGCACACAAAATTGAAGCTTTGGTCAATGAAATGCAGGAAGCGCTTGAAGCCACTCCAATCCACGAACCCGTCTAAATACAGAAGATAAGCACCTTCTCGTAAACAGCCGTTATTGTTAAGTGCGGAGATCGCTAGCTCAGGATGTCCGCACCTTTATGCCCTTCAGGCACGCCTTGGACTAACAGCACATCACCTTCGGTATGGCGGGTGCGAAATGGTCGGATCGCTTTATAAGCAGCCGAGTCATACCAGCCTTGCGCTTGTTCCATTGATGGAAACTCAATGACAACCATATCGCCAGCCCAAGCTCCTTCAAGCGGCGTGTATGGCCCACCATGCACGATGTATTTACCCGCGAAAGGAGCGAGCGTTGCATCGATACCCTCTAAATATTGTTTAATCTCGGGATCGAACCGGGTTTCTCGAATGAGAGCAACTGCATAGGCGGGCATCATCACCTCCCCTTGGTTATACGGAAATAGTTTCTTGAGTAGTGAAAGCCTAGAACAAAACTCGAGCAACGAACCTACTTGGCACTGGCCGCTAGCCGCGCGCCTAAAGCGACGAACAGCGCCCCTAAACTTCTGTCCATCCATAAACCCACGCGTGGTTTTCTGTTCAGCCAAGCACCCAGTTTTGCACCCGCCATCACCAACGGAGGTTCTACGAGCGCCGCCACCACAATAATCAGGCTGCCATGTAATAAAAGCTGCGCCTGGGCAGGGCCTGCGCCTTCCACGATAAATTGCGGCAAGAAAGCCAGGAAGAAGACGGCCACTTTGGGATTTAATGCTGACACCAGCATCCCCTGCCAGTAAACCGAAGATAGGCGCTTGTGGCGCTGCTTTTCCGCTGCAATAAATTGATCGCCCCGTGACAGCAGCATTTTTATGCCGAGCCAAATCAGATAGGCCGCGCCAACCCATTTAACAATTGAAAAAGCCAATGCGGAGGTTGCCAGTATGGCTGAAAGCCCTATGGCGGCCATCACTACATGCAGCGCCGCTCCCGTCCAAATACCCAGCATAGCGGCAACCCCATGCTGACGCCCGCTGCGTAATGTTTGCCCTAATATGTAGGCAATATCCGGCCCTGGTGAAAGATTTAGAAGCACAGCCGCAGATAAAAACGTCATCCAGTGATACAGCGAGTAATCAAACATCGTTACGTTCCTTTATTTCTCGACTGCCAATATATGAATAGAGTCAAAATCTAGAAAAATCGCTATGCCAGAACATTGCCTCGCTACAGCGGCTTATCGACAATTTCCAATGCTTTGCGAATAAAATCTCCCTTAGCTGCCGTATAAGCTTCTCTATCTGACGCAAATTCCGCCGCCCACAGGCGCTTCTTTTTCTCATATTGCTGCGCCAGCTCAGCATCAACGCGCAGTCTATTGCGAAAAGCCAATCGGCGATGCCACTCGTCGCTGCCATATACCATCAGATGCAGGTGATGCGTCCTACGGCCCTCAGCCCATCGCATTAACCAACGCCGCCCCACCAAAGAAGCGTTGTACTCCATGGATGTGGCATAGTTGGCACTGCATAAAGGCTCCATTAAGTCATCGGCCCGGGACATTGAGTCTACGCCCGCTAGAATATCGATTATTGGCTTAGCCGAAAGCCCGGGTACCGCGGTACTACCGATATGTTCTATCGCCAAAAACTCGCCTGGAAACAAGTCAAGCAGTCGGTCACGCTCCTGATCGAACAGAGTTGGCCACGAAGCGTCATATGTGCACAGCATGACCTTCTCATGAATCGCTCGGTTTAAAGACGCGGCTTCATCCATGAGCTTAATTCCCCCTGCGTCGCGAATTTCTGCTTACGATTCATCTGCTAATAGTGGCGGCATGGGGCAGTCGAGAATATCTGCCATAGCACGAAACAACTCGGCCTCAGCAGGGCGAATTTGCCCACTATGCTCAATGCAGCGCGCCATGGCTTGTAGCAACGCGGGCTTCTGCATGGGCTTTAAACGCCGCAAGCGTTCAACCGCTAAACTTAGCGCACGCATATCGCTTACATCGTCAGTGGCAGCTAATGCGAACGGCAGCTCGTTTTCAGCAGCATTGAGCGCGGCACTGATCTCTTCTGGGTCATGCTGACCGGCGGCAGCCAGCACTGTAAGGAGCAACTGACACTCTCGCTGCAAATCGTTCAATTGCAGGTTTGCGGGTTTGTTATCCTGTTCGTTCAAGTTGTTCAGTAACAGCTGATACAGCGTCCACTCCAACAGGCTGACATGACCATCCGCCTCAATCAGCCGTTCCATACAGAAGCGAAAGTGCTGGGCCTGCTCTGTCGAAAGCGACTGTAACGCTGGCAGCACCAACTCGATCAGCGGTAAGCGTAACTCTACCTCTAATCTCTGTATTTCAGGACCATAGTCCATCAGCACTCGGTAAACATCCGGCAGCGCAATTTGTTGCAGCGCCTCTAGCTGATGCTCACGCTCCTCCTGGTCCTCGCTAAGCAGCAGCGCATAGATGATGGCACGCGCTGCGTAGGGCTCATGGACAGCAGTTTTAATCCGACTTGGCAATGCGTGTAACGTTGACTGGGCCTTTTCGATGTGGCGTTGGTCGGGCTGCCCCATAGCAGTAATCGCGGTTTGCGCAGAAGCGCCGGTCAAAACCGCGGCCAGCGTTTCCGCGTTACGCCCGGGGCTTGCGTGCGCCACCTTTTCACCTGAATCAGGTATTTCGCGCTCTTCAGGTTTTTCGTGCTCGGCCTGCTGCCCAAGCAAGGCAGCCTCAAAGCGACCATCCCAGCCAGGCATGACCCGCTCAATGCGGTCCTTTAACGGCGGGTGGGTAGCCATCATTTGAGTAAACCCCAGCCGCACACCCTGACCAAAGAAAAGGTGGCTGAATTCCGCTGCTTGAGCGGCCTGCAGGTTAGAGCCTTGCGCATGCGCGCCGATCTTCACCAGCGCATTACCTATCCCTTGGGGGTTGCGGGTAAACTGCACCGCAGAGGCATCTGCGAGATATTCGCGCTGACGGCTGACGGCTGATTTGATCACATTGCCAAAGAAGGTCCCTGCGTAACCGATCAGCATTAGCACCCCTCCCAGTGCTAAAATGACCGCCCCTGAGTTGTCGCGTTTGCCACCGCCAATCCGCCGAAAACGCATGCTGCGCAGTATGGTACCGCCCAATAGACCAATCACCAGAATGCCATGCAGCACACTGATTAGACGCATATTCAGCCGCATATCGCCATGCAGAATATGGCTAAACTCATGGGCCACGACGCCCTGTAGCTCTTCCCTGGTCAGGTTGCGAATGGCGCCACGTGTGATACCGATCACGGCATTACTGGGCCGATGACCTGCGGCGAAGGCATTGATGCTCTCTTCCTCCAATACAAAAACGGAGGGCACTGATGTGCCTGAGGCAATGGCCATCTCTTCAACCACATTGAGAATACGCCGCTCGTCTGCATCGCGGGTATTTAGGTTGATCTCGCGTCCGCCAAGTGCTTCCGCTACCGCTCGGCCACCACGACGTAATTGATGTTGTTTGAATAGACCGCCCAGCACCACCACGACTAGCACGGCAATCGCCACACCCGCCACAAGTTCAATCGATAGCGCTGATAACATTCCCTGCGCATCTAGATTAGTTTGCCCTGCCGATTGGCCCCCATCCATCAATTGGAGTGTGATAGCAATCGCCAGCGTTGCCACGATAATCAGGGTCAGCACCGCCAAAACGAACAGTACTACCAAACGCCCGGTTTTGCGCCGAGCTTGATCTTGAGCAGTAAAAAAATCCATGTCTCGCCTTCCCTGATTAAAAACTTAGAACGACACCGTCGGCGCTGCTTGAATCTCGGCGCTGTCTTCGAACTCTAACAGGGAAGCATCTTCACCATGCCCAAACAGGCCGGCTACCGCCACCGGGGGAAAACTTTGCCGATAGGTGTTGTATTGCATCACCGCGTCATTGAATGCCTGTCGTGCAAAGGCCACCTTGTTTTCAGTGCTGGTGAGCTCTTCTGACAATTGCTGCATGTTTTCTGAGGCTTTCAAATCCGGATAGGCCTCCATCACCACGTTGAGACGCCCCATCGCCTGCGAAAGCGCACCCTCAGCACCTCCCAGGTCAGCAATGGCCTTAGCGCTGCCAGGGTTTTCAGAGGCAGCCTTAAGCCCGGATACTGCGGTATTACGGGCTTCAGTTACCGCCTGCAACGTTTCCCGCTCGTGGCTTAGGTAACCCTTGGCGGTCTCTACGAGGTTAGGAATCAGGTCGTGGCGTCGCTTGAGTTGCACTTCAATTTGAGCAAAGGCGTTCTCAAAGCGGTTTTTCAGCGAAACAAGTCGGTTATAGATACCGATGACGTAAAACGCGATAACGGCAAGTATCGCGACGATGATGATAAGAGTAATCGCCATGGTCTTTCCTTGTAGTAGGCTGTTGGGAATAAGAAAAAGAGTACCATCTAAGCGGTTTCCGTGTATTAGCGTAGGCATTTATGAAGCCGAACTAACCCCACAGCGTTGCCAAAAACTGCCCATTCCCGACAGGGACTGTGCAGGCAGTGACATGCGC harbors:
- a CDS encoding LysE family translocator, producing MFDYSLYHWMTFLSAAVLLNLSPGPDIAYILGQTLRSGRQHGVAAMLGIWTGAALHVVMAAIGLSAILATSALAFSIVKWVGAAYLIWLGIKMLLSRGDQFIAAEKQRHKRLSSVYWQGMLVSALNPKVAVFFLAFLPQFIVEGAGPAQAQLLLHGSLIIVVAALVEPPLVMAGAKLGAWLNRKPRVGLWMDRSLGALFVALGARLAASAK
- a CDS encoding DUF1330 domain-containing protein produces the protein MMPAYAVALIRETRFDPEIKQYLEGIDATLAPFAGKYIVHGGPYTPLEGAWAGDMVVIEFPSMEQAQGWYDSAAYKAIRPFRTRHTEGDVLLVQGVPEGHKGADILS
- a CDS encoding M48 family metallopeptidase; the encoded protein is MDFFTAQDQARRKTGRLVVLFVLAVLTLIIVATLAIAITLQLMDGGQSAGQTNLDAQGMLSALSIELVAGVAIAVLVVVVLGGLFKQHQLRRGGRAVAEALGGREINLNTRDADERRILNVVEEMAIASGTSVPSVFVLEEESINAFAAGHRPSNAVIGITRGAIRNLTREELQGVVAHEFSHILHGDMRLNMRLISVLHGILVIGLLGGTILRSMRFRRIGGGKRDNSGAVILALGGVLMLIGYAGTFFGNVIKSAVSRQREYLADASAVQFTRNPQGIGNALVKIGAHAQGSNLQAAQAAEFSHLFFGQGVRLGFTQMMATHPPLKDRIERVMPGWDGRFEAALLGQQAEHEKPEEREIPDSGEKVAHASPGRNAETLAAVLTGASAQTAITAMGQPDQRHIEKAQSTLHALPSRIKTAVHEPYAARAIIYALLLSEDQEEREHQLEALQQIALPDVYRVLMDYGPEIQRLEVELRLPLIELVLPALQSLSTEQAQHFRFCMERLIEADGHVSLLEWTLYQLLLNNLNEQDNKPANLQLNDLQRECQLLLTVLAAAGQHDPEEISAALNAAENELPFALAATDDVSDMRALSLAVERLRRLKPMQKPALLQAMARCIEHSGQIRPAEAELFRAMADILDCPMPPLLADES
- a CDS encoding FMN-dependent NADH-azoreductase, with the protein product MTHILQIDASARPGFAGTDEHGSHSRNLTRQFVSQWQSGRPQDTVTYRDIGQNPPSFINHDWIASSFTPEEQRETWMRDTLAESDQLVDELIAADILVIGTPLYNFGMPAALKAWVDQVVRPGRTVDIDESNPTDPYVPKLADRPRHAVILTARGGIGFDPGGEMAHMNHLEPNLTTALEFIGITRIHTIAIEGQEAGGELLKASVAEAAHKIEALVNEMQEALEATPIHEPV
- a CDS encoding LysR substrate-binding domain-containing protein, producing the protein MNHRRLPSLSALRAFEAAARHESAKQAAQELSVTATAISHQIRGLEETLGVALFVRKPRQLALTPQGRELLQVLETAFDSISHVVEQLSAVPIRQTATLSTTPAVAVRWLLPWVCLLRDSHPDIDLRIHASHEPVALDGVTADIAIRYGDGRWPGLIAEKLFDNTFIPTCSPHLGLHDATQLPLHPLIHFRNAGAVSSPLDWAVWQKLAKVPGLDVSAGLVFSDETHAISAAVGEQGVALMSRQLIKDELEEGRLVQPFGPEFEGKPFFLVYPESREHDPTILAIREWVIALPGVLATLSH
- a CDS encoding nucleotidyl transferase AbiEii/AbiGii toxin family protein; translated protein: MAKNITASVRQKLLNKSREEKRPFQELLQYYAMERFLYRLSQSTHKRCFTLKGALLLWAMQGPDIRPTRDIDMLGQTSNNSEAILIKVRDVIATEVVNDGLLFDPNTLKAEAITEDADYQGLRVTFMGLLGNAKIPMQLDTGRPMASFSKDNIEQ
- a CDS encoding MgtC/SapB family protein, which encodes MQEISNIIVSEFSDFNDLSEFVIVVVRLLLAAVLGGLLGLEREQRGKAAGIRTHMLVCMGAALFIFIPEQAGISDAEMSRVIQGVIAGIGFLCAGTIITRKDEKGTSGLTTAAGVWLTAAIGIAVGMGREQTAVLCTLLAWVVLYVVPFFSRPISKKKSSHPGDDDDDSDT
- a CDS encoding LemA family protein, with the protein product MAITLIIIVAILAVIAFYVIGIYNRLVSLKNRFENAFAQIEVQLKRRHDLIPNLVETAKGYLSHERETLQAVTEARNTAVSGLKAASENPGSAKAIADLGGAEGALSQAMGRLNVVMEAYPDLKASENMQQLSEELTSTENKVAFARQAFNDAVMQYNTYRQSFPPVAVAGLFGHGEDASLLEFEDSAEIQAAPTVSF
- a CDS encoding GrpB family protein; the encoded protein is MLCTYDASWPTLFDQERDRLLDLFPGEFLAIEHIGSTAVPGLSAKPIIDILAGVDSMSRADDLMEPLCSANYATSMEYNASLVGRRWLMRWAEGRRTHHLHLMVYGSDEWHRRLAFRNRLRVDAELAQQYEKKKRLWAAEFASDREAYTAAKGDFIRKALEIVDKPL